A single Vulpes lagopus strain Blue_001 chromosome 3, ASM1834538v1, whole genome shotgun sequence DNA region contains:
- the DR1 gene encoding protein Dr1, with amino-acid sequence MASSSGNDDDLTIPRAAINKMIKETLPNVRVANDARELVVNCCTEFIHLISSEANEICNKSEKKTISPEHVIQALESLGFGSYISEVKEVLQECKTVALKRRKASSRLENLGIPEEELLRQQQELFAKARQQQAELAQQEWLQMQQAAQQAQLAAATASASNQAGSSQDEEDDDDI; translated from the exons ATGGCTTCCTCGTCCGGCAACGATGATGATCTCACTATACCTAGAGCTGCTATCAATAAGATGATCAAAGAGACTCTCCCCAACGTCCGGGTGGCCAACGATGCCCGGGAGCTGGTGGTGAACTGCTGCACTGAATTCATTCACCTTATATCTTCTGAAGCTAATGAGATTTGCAACAAGTCGGAAAAGAAGACCATCTCACCTGAGCATGTCATACAAG CACTAGAAAGTTTGGGCTTTGGCTCTTATATCAGTGAAGTAAAGGAAGTCTTACAAGAATGCAAGACTgtagcattaaaaagaagaaaggccagTTCTCGTTTGGAAAACCTTGGCATCCCTGAAGAAGAGTTATTAAGACAGCAACAGGAGTTATTTGCAAAA GCTAGACAGCAGCAAGCAGAATTGGCCCAGCAGGAATGGCTTCAAATGCAGCAAGCTGCTCAACAAGCACAGCTTGCTGCTGCCACAGCCAGTGCATCTAACCAAGCAGGATCTTCTCAggatgaagaagatgatgatgatatcTGA